The window ATACATCCTTTTTCAGGTCCATTGAAGCTGGGTGCAACAGGACTGCTGTCAACGCCTACTATGAATTCTTAAGATATGCGAGTGAGTGGTTGTCTCACAGAGCGACCAATGTAATTTTACTATCTTTGCAACCCTAGTGTGAAGTAGCATTCTGTTACATTTTTCCTTTCACCTTAAGATCAAATtgatttgttttccttttaCTGTTATATTTGCAGAAACCATTCTATTTACTTGTCTCTGCGATCTCATTGATGATTGTTTCATGCCTTTCTCTCATGGGGATTGTCTCTTGCCTACTTAAGGGAAAGTCTCTGAGTCAGTTTGAACATCATTCTGAGTGGAATTCAGATTACCATTGGCACCTTGATGAAGTGTTCATTATCATGGGGATTTTTCTTTATGTCAGCAGTCTTGGATCAAGCTCTTTTGTGGAAGAAGAACAGTATACATGGCACTATCTCACTTCTACTCTGTATTTAATATTTCTCATCAAGACGACACAATCAATGCTGAGAGAATCAAATTCAGCGGTAGCACGAGCAGAAGGCAAGATTTTTCATGGAAATGACTGCTCTTATTTTACTAGCTGTAAATTAATCCCCAGTATGCGAGACGGTTACAAGTTGTGCACTATCATTATCATTCTTGTTTCTGGGAGAATTCTAAGAGCTTGGCATCAAGGTGGGGTTAACTGGGTTCACTTTCCTGACATTTCAAAGTCACTGGCCCAAGCTGATTCATTTGTTGTAAAGGCTCTTCAAATTATCTCCGTTCTTGCAGTTGTGGTATTGTATTCAGTTTCACTCCTGTTACTGAGACCAAGGAAGCTGAATATTCTGCTCGTATGGTTGAGTCACTTTTTTTGTGGAATTTTGGTTGTACTCCATATCTGGCAAAGCCAGATCAATACTTCACTACCAACCAAACATAGCACAACATCAATAGCTCAGATATTTTATGTCATCGCAAGTATTTCATTAACATTCACTTTTGTTGCATCACCTTGGATATTTCCAATACATTCTATGGAAGCAGAACCAACATCCTCTGGCTCGAGTCCTAAAACGGCAATACATCTGCAAGGCATAAATCATTCTATGTTCCTGATTGGAATAACATACGCGGCTTTCTGGTGCCTTCTGCAATTGCTTCTGCAGCAGCCCATAAATGCAATACCTCTTCTGCTCATTTTCTTGCAAATAATCTCTAGTATAATGCATTTTTCTCTGGATAAATCATTGCATAAGAAATGGGTACAGGTTAGTTCCTTTAAATATTATTAATATTTGCTTACcaatatgatatttttcatgAATATTGGCATGGTATGAAATGGTTTACTAATGAGTAATCATCGTTGATGAACTGTGTAGATTGTCGCAATGCAATTATTGGGGTTGTCTGGTCATTTTGGTCTTGGAAACACCAATAACCTTGCCAGCATTGATGTTGCTGGAGCTTTCATTGTAAGTTTAACAAAGACTTAGTTAAGTGCCTTTTATCCTCATTGCATTCTGGTTTGACTAGTGAATTTCAACAGGGCATTTCAAGTTACTCCACAGTTCTTTCTGGCATATTGATGTTCATGATTACATATGGATCACCTCTGCTGTTGTACCTTGGGATGGTTTTTTATATATCAGTGATAAACAGTGATGATATCTCTACTCCACATCAATCGAAATGGAGCTGCATTTTGGACAAAATGATCACGTTGCCCTGTTTGCTTCCTTTGCTCATTAATTCTATTGCCTTGACATCGTACACCATTGTTTTGCTGCTCATGAGGAACCACTTGTTTGTTTGGAGCGTATTTTCACCGAAGTGAGTATTCGATAATCTATCTTTTTAAACCAGAATAGGTGACTGCAGCCGTACTCTAGAGACTGTAACCATATGAACTAATGCCACTAGCATGCCCATCACATTGCTGCATACTGCATAGAACATGTGAAACCAAATAAAAGAAATTTATGGCGTTTTCAAGTTTCCAATTCCGATCTTCCTTAACGAAAACTAGATGCAGAACTGCGACCAGATTGTTTTCACTTGCTGCAACGTTTATCATTGATAGAGACTTCTTACTGAATCAGCACATCAAGCTCTTATATACTACATctggttgttgttgttgttgttttatgGACAGTTTTCATTTCCAATGCATACAGGTACCTTTATGTTTGTGCAGCGACAGTATGCACTTGCGCTGGAGTGTTCATTATAGCCGTGACAGCAGTTTACACTTGCACTGTTTTTTCCTTCAGGATGAGAAACTACAAGGATAAATCctataattagttttaaaattaGTAGTTCTTATATAGTCATTTATCAGAAAGGAAGAGTAACATTGCCTTCATCGAGAACCTTTTttacggtgtgttttttttttttgggggggggggggggcggggtcCATTTTGTTGTCTAGTTTAGAAAAACTTTAGATCATACAATTCCCTCTTCAAGGGTGTAAACACACATATCTAGAGATTTTCTGATGTATGTATTTCTGTTATACTAGCATGTTCAACTTGAATATTTGTTCTCTATTATTAGTCTGGTAAATGTTGCGGTTTGCATGGTTCAACTGG of the Oryza sativa Japonica Group chromosome 2, ASM3414082v1 genome contains:
- the LOC9267717 gene encoding uncharacterized protein isoform X1; this translates as MAGGGGASPSCAAVAGWTVTAVLLQVVGLSMFLYGFFPVKPTLPGFSGAESYRMPSCGLAGGGEQPALPPDQLRSLYRELSEVPPVYDRLVLMVIDGLPAEFVLGRVGKPPSKEMVESMPYTQSLLAGCKATGYHAKAAPPTVTMPRLKAMVSGAIGGFLDVAFNFNTQAFLDDNLLDQLHMIGYKLVMLGDETWIKLFPKLFWRQDGVSSFYVKDTVEVDFNVSRHLESEFAAKDWNMLILHYLGLDHVGHIGGRQSVLMPQKLKEMDDVIRRVHNAVSGLEDNLDRTLLVVVSDHGMTEGGNHGGSSYEETDSLALFIGHSVQSSYCSPYDQNEALQVDLAPTLSLLFGTPIPKNNIGVVLPEVFNSLTDQQKLRTLELNSLQFLRLLQAQLPAFCFEDCINSKYGLGIDKIPQSVEKKLCHLLSKAFDSHHPSHLHQTSNVKSIEAGCNRTAVNAYYEFLRYASEWLSHRATNKPFYLLVSAISLMIVSCLSLMGIVSCLLKGKSLSQFEHHSEWNSDYHWHLDEVFIIMGIFLYVSSLGSSSFVEEEQYTWHYLTSTLYLIFLIKTTQSMLRESNSAVARAEGKIFHGNDCSYFTSCKLIPSMRDGYKLCTIIIILVSGRILRAWHQGGVNWVHFPDISKSLAQADSFVVKALQIISVLAVVVLYSVSLLLLRPRKLNILLVWLSHFFCGILVVLHIWQSQINTSLPTKHSTTSIAQIFYVIASISLTFTFVASPWIFPIHSMEAEPTSSGSSPKTAIHLQGINHSMFLIGITYAAFWCLLQLLLQQPINAIPLLLIFLQIISSIMHFSLDKSLHKKWVQIVAMQLLGLSGHFGLGNTNNLASIDVAGAFIGISSYSTVLSGILMFMITYGSPLLLYLGMVFYISVINSDDISTPHQSKWSCILDKMITLPCLLPLLINSIALTSYTIVLLLMRNHLFVWSVFSPKYLYVCAATVCTCAGVFIIAVTAVYTCTVFSFRMRNYKDKSYN
- the LOC9267717 gene encoding uncharacterized protein isoform X2, producing MVESMPYTQSLLAGCKATGYHAKAAPPTVTMPRLKAMVSGAIGGFLDVAFNFNTQAFLDDNLLDQLHMIGYKLVMLGDETWIKLFPKLFWRQDGVSSFYVKDTVEVDFNVSRHLESEFAAKDWNMLILHYLGLDHVGHIGGRQSVLMPQKLKEMDDVIRRVHNAVSGLEDNLDRTLLVVVSDHGMTEGGNHGGSSYEETDSLALFIGHSVQSSYCSPYDQNEALQVDLAPTLSLLFGTPIPKNNIGVVLPEVFNSLTDQQKLRTLELNSLQFLRLLQAQLPAFCFEDCINSKYGLGIDKIPQSVEKKLCHLLSKAFDSHHPSHLHQTSNVKSIEAGCNRTAVNAYYEFLRYASEWLSHRATNKPFYLLVSAISLMIVSCLSLMGIVSCLLKGKSLSQFEHHSEWNSDYHWHLDEVFIIMGIFLYVSSLGSSSFVEEEQYTWHYLTSTLYLIFLIKTTQSMLRESNSAVARAEGKIFHGNDCSYFTSCKLIPSMRDGYKLCTIIIILVSGRILRAWHQGGVNWVHFPDISKSLAQADSFVVKALQIISVLAVVVLYSVSLLLLRPRKLNILLVWLSHFFCGILVVLHIWQSQINTSLPTKHSTTSIAQIFYVIASISLTFTFVASPWIFPIHSMEAEPTSSGSSPKTAIHLQGINHSMFLIGITYAAFWCLLQLLLQQPINAIPLLLIFLQIISSIMHFSLDKSLHKKWVQIVAMQLLGLSGHFGLGNTNNLASIDVAGAFIGISSYSTVLSGILMFMITYGSPLLLYLGMVFYISVINSDDISTPHQSKWSCILDKMITLPCLLPLLINSIALTSYTIVLLLMRNHLFVWSVFSPKYLYVCAATVCTCAGVFIIAVTAVYTCTVFSFRMRNYKDKSYN